DNA sequence from the Streptomyces canus genome:
GAAGTCACTCGTACCGCCCTTCGGGGCGGGCTTCACCGGCGCGTGCGAGGCGGCCGACGTCTCGGCGGCCGACTGGGCGAAGGCGGGGGCGGTCAGGAACATGAGGGTCGCACCGAAGCCGGCCAGGAGCACACCGGCCAGTCTTCTCGGTCTCGTCGGGGTCTTGGTCATGTCGTCTCCAGTGACGGAAAGCGGGGAAGGCGGGGTGCGGGTTCGTCACCTGAGCCGAGGCAGTGATGAATGAGGGGCCGGAACGCAGCCCCTCAAACCCGTTCAAACCGGTAATGGTTACGTAACCATTGCCCGGACACTGGCACGCCGCCCACACTGGTGACAAGACCCGCGACGGTCCTGAGTCCAGCTCAGCCCCAGGCCCCCACCGGCACGAACGAACTGTCCTGCCGGAACAGATCCGTCCCGGCCGTCCGTTCCACCCGGAGTTGGTAGTTGTAGTGGCGCAGGTAGTACCCGGGATAGTTGTACGACTCCCAGCGGATCCCGCCCGAGGACGAGCCCGTGCGGGCGATGAACGTCGCGTCCTTGGCGAAGGTCGACGTGCCGTCGTTGGTGTCGAAGCGGGCCCGGAAGTCCCAGTGGCGCAGGTACTTGCCGGAGGAGTCGCGGAAGGAGTAGCCGTTCGAGTCGGCGAGGCCGGCGACGACCGTGAAGGTGGACGCCGACTTCTCGGCGGCCGTGCTGGAGCCGGTCACCACCGGAAGGTTGAGGAGTGAGGACTGCTCCTGCCAGTAGCGCGTCGAGTAGTTGGCCGACTGGAAGGACCGCGTGACGTTCTTCGCGAGCGAAGGCCCGCCGGACACCGTCTCCTTGATGACCGTGAAGTGCCGGGCGGTGCCGGAGACCACCGGCAGTGCGGTCGGGGCGGACCACGTCGTGAACGTGTCGTAGCTGTCGCTGTAGTAGTAGGTGCCGTCGCCGTAGCCGTCGAAGAAGATCCGCCAGGCGCCGTTGTCGAGCTGGATCACGGACGGGCCCTCGCGATAGCTGCCCCAGCCCGCCCAGTCGCCGGCCCGGGTGATCGTGTAGGGGCCGGTGAGCGAGGAGGCCGTCGCGTACTCGATGTACTTCGTCGTCTCGTTCTTCGTGAAGGCGTGGTAGGTCGAGCCGGTCCTCACGATGTACGTGTCGATGTGGTTCGAGCCGATCCCGGACAGGGCCACCGGTGAACTCCATGCCGTCAGCGCCGAGTTCGTCGCCTTCAGCCGGTACGGCGTGAAGATCCACTCGTCGCTGGTCACCGAGCAGGAC
Encoded proteins:
- a CDS encoding glycoside hydrolase family 43 protein — encoded protein: MSTRPPTPSRRTLLRTMAALPASAVLLGELPGLAGTALAAAPPNGSATRYTIVPFLNSNDGTVNVYQSDDATDFRLLKSSAYTPPGNRIRDASVFKHTDGYYYLTYTTHTWQDVSTTIGFARSSDRANWTFLYDYTVPITNLSRAWAPEWFVDSDGSVNVIVSCSVTSDEWIFTPYRLKATNSALTAWSSPVALSGIGSNHIDTYIVRTGSTYHAFTKNETTKYIEYATASSLTGPYTITRAGDWAGWGSYREGPSVIQLDNGAWRIFFDGYGDGTYYYSDSYDTFTTWSAPTALPVVSGTARHFTVIKETVSGGPSLAKNVTRSFQSANYSTRYWQEQSSLLNLPVVTGSSTAAEKSASTFTVVAGLADSNGYSFRDSSGKYLRHWDFRARFDTNDGTSTFAKDATFIARTGSSSGGIRWESYNYPGYYLRHYNYQLRVERTAGTDLFRQDSSFVPVGAWG